ACCGTCCTCCTGGAGGGGCGGCAGATGTCGGGGCGGAAGGGGCTTGCCGTGAGCGTGGACGAGGTGCTGGAGGAGGCCACCCGGAGGGCCCGGGCCATCGTGGAGGAGAAGAACCCCGACCACCCCGACAAGGAGGAAGCGGCGCGGATGGTGGCCCTGGGGGCGATCCGCTTCAGCATGGTCAAGACCGAGCCCAAGAAGCAGATTGACTTCCGCTACCAGGAGGCCCTCTCCTTTGAAGGGGACACCGGCCCCTACGTCCAGTACGCCCACGCCCGGGCCCACAGCATCCTGCGCAAGGCGGGGGAGTGGGGAGCGCCGGACCTCTCCCAGGCCACCCCTTACGAGCGGGCCCTGGCCCTGGACCTCCTGGACTTTGAGGAGGCGGTGCTGGAGGCGGCCGAGGAGAAGACCCCCCACGTCCTCGCCCAGTACCTCCTGGACCTCGCGGCGAGCTGGAACGCCTACTACAACGCCCGGGAAAACGGCCGGCCCGCCACCCCCGTCCTCACTGCCCCCCAAGGGCTTAGGGAACTCCGCCTAAGCCTCGTCCAAAGCCTGCAAAGGACCCTGGCCACGGGCCTGGACCTCCTCGGCATCCCCGCGCCTGAGGTAATGTAGGCCCATGCGGGCCCTTCTCCTCCTAGCCCTCCTCCTGGCCCTGGTCCTAGGGCAGCGCCTGGTTGCCCCCGAGGAGGTGGCCCGGGCCCAGGTGATCCAAAAGGCCCTTCCTGCGGTGGTGCGCGTCCAAGGAAGCGCCCTCTCCCCCGGAGGGGAGGACGTGGTAGGCACGGGCTTCTTCGTGGGGCCGAGCCGGGTGGTCACCAACTACCACGTGATCCGGGACCTCAAGGACCTCACCGTCCGGCTCGCCGACGGGAGGACGTTTCTCGCGGAGCGCTACGCCGTGGACCCCGGGATTGACCTCGCCCTCCTCACCGTCCGGGGGGCGCGGGCCCCCGGGGTGCTGGCCTTCGCCCAGGTGGAGGCAAGGCGCCTCCCCTTGGGGATGGGGGTGGTCCTGGTGGGCTTCCCCTATGGCCAGGGGCCTCTAGCCTCCTTCGGCATCCTCTCGGGGGTGGGCCCCCTGGAGGTCCCCCTGCCGGACCCGAGCGTGGGAGCCGAGGTGGGGGAGTACCTCTTCACCGACGCTCCCCTCACCGTGGGGAACTCGGGAAGCCCCCTGCTCAACCTCCAGGGCGAGGTGGTGGGGCTCGTGGCCGACGTCATCGGGGGGCCGGCCGGGATCGGGGGCATCGGGGTGGCCGTGCCCGGGGACCTGGTGGCCCAAAGCATCGCCGACCTGGAGCGCTT
This region of Thermus thermophilus genomic DNA includes:
- a CDS encoding S1C family serine protease, whose translation is MRALLLLALLLALVLGQRLVAPEEVARAQVIQKALPAVVRVQGSALSPGGEDVVGTGFFVGPSRVVTNYHVIRDLKDLTVRLADGRTFLAERYAVDPGIDLALLTVRGARAPGVLAFAQVEARRLPLGMGVVLVGFPYGQGPLASFGILSGVGPLEVPLPDPSVGAEVGEYLFTDAPLTVGNSGSPLLNLQGEVVGLVADVIGGPAGIGGIGVAVPGDLVAQSIADLERFGIPQRGWLGASLISLDELPPVLLRAVGLTSAQGAMVDRVEPGSPAARAGLKGAQRDTQGRLLALGDVILAVDGVAVKGKADVVRLVAQRRPGDRVRLTLWRDRRRLEVTVVLMARPRE